TGGAACCACGGAAGCCTACCATAACTTTGCCGAGGGTACATCTCTTAACAGTTGAAATAGCCACAAAATCATATTAGATCATCCAAATAATGAGTATGGAGACTGCATTTATTACATGACAACTGGAACACAAGCCGGGAACTGGGCAAATGGATCGTGTACGGAGACTATGAGTTTTGTGTGTGAGCTACCAGCAACTGTTTACGGTGAGAATGCAAGCaccaaaaacattatttttcaggcttttaaaaattattagggTTCatgatttgaaacattttttaactttgacaCGGAATTACAGGTTTTCACActctaaatttcagataaaaattgcaaatacaACTACGAAAACTATTGCTACACCCCATACAATCAATTGGAAACTTCCAGAGATGCGAAGAACTTTTGCGCATCATCGGGTTCCAATTTGACATCAATTCATTCCGCAAATGAAAATCGCTTTCTTGTGAGCATTCTACCATCTTATTCAATAATTGTACTTGGTGGATTTGCTTTTTCAAAGAATGTTGTCCTATGGCTTGATGGAACACCTACGATTTTCATCAATGCAATATTGATTAATAGAGGGAATTGTCTTTTCCTCTCAAGCCAAAACGGACACTGGTTTGGTTACGATTGTCTGACTGAAAAAGCACATTTTGTTTGCAAGCAAAGAATTTCGGGTcaatagtaaatttttttatctttaaaaattcagatgtacattttaatttatacaataaagttgttcaaaataaggaaaaaatatTACTCCAAGCCAAAGAAGCTCGAATGGCCATCAGgtttgataatttgaaataataatttattgcaACCTAACAAGGTATACAACGTTTATTCTCCAAAGTTTATTTAATTCAACAAATATAGTTAGCTCCTGTGGACCGTTTACACAGAAACCATGATTCTTCGGCGCAATCGACAGTGTACCAGTGATCGGTACTGTCCCATGCAAGATTCAGAAAGAGACAAGTTCCATTTGTATAATGTTGAATATTATTATATGTCGCTGGTGATCCATCCATCCAGTATATGATGTTGACATTTGGAACCACTGCGCCAAGTGTAATATATCCACCGCCAATGTATATTGATTGAACGTAACGATTTTCATTGGCCGATGTGATTGAAACGAGGTTGCCGCATATTGATCTGCAGAACTTCTGACTTTGAGCAACAGTGTAGGACAAATCGTAGCGTAGGTAACAATGATTGTTGTAATTGTTCTCGCAATTGTTGTCTTAAATAAATAAGCTGATAGAAACAAGTAAACCTTGCAGCAGGGGTTCGGCTGAAGGGAACAATTTGGTACAAAAATCCCCACTGTTGCTACTCCATCTACTCCATCAAATAATCTATTATACATCTTTGGAAACCCGCTGAATTTCGACAATACCGTAAATTGTTGAATTATCACAAATTAAGGGTTCCGAACTTAAGGGTTCTGAACACCAACTACCGCCTAGTTTCGAAGTCTTACCCTGAATTGTTGGAGGTAGTTCGCATATGAAACTCATTGTCGGATTGCacgagccacttttccattttccagctTCTGATCCAGTAGTGATGAAGTAAACGCACTCCCCAATGGCCACGTCAGGATAATCTAAAATCGAAATAtctctcaaattttaattttggagaGGTACTTCAATTCAATCCTCACCGTCTGAAAAGTTATCATAGCCGTCTGCGGATCCACTTTCCTTATCCCAAATGCACGAAGAAATAGTATTCCCTTTACAAATCAACCCTGTCCAGAAATAATCAACACTACTGTTTgacacaaaatcaaaaattgcattattttccTGTAAACCTCTTTGAATAAAAGTATCAAGCACATGCTACCTGTTCATTTCTAATCGAGAAAAGTGTCGAACCACCGTAGCTCATACAAACAGAGTCAGCATTTTCTCGTGTTTGGGGATCAGTGAATAGTCGCCAACATTTACCATTAATGTAGGTGAAGCCGAAGACGCAAGTATTGATGTTTGAGGGTGCTTTAATGAAAGTTTACAGTATTTCCTCGATTTGCGCCCTTGCATTGAGCTTAAATCTTACCCGGAGTCAGCAATGTTGTAGTGGATGCAGACGTTGAATCTTAAATCGCAAAAGTAATTAGAATAGAAGTTTAGAACATATAAATTACCAGCTTTTGAAGATGTGCTAGGTAACGCTGGAAATGTAGAGCTCGTCACAATTTCTAGAAACGACCaaagattttatttcaatttaatctTCCATTACCTGTTTCATATACACGTCCTTTCGTCAAAAAGTAGGTTAATAGAACCAAAAAAGTCGCGTACAAAGTTTGAGATAACAATccaatcaatatatttttccactGACCAGAAACAACATGTTGCAGCCGTTTAAAACGCGTTTGTTCATTGGTGGGCTCATCACAGTCTAGCTCTTCAAACACATAAGACTCTGACATTGTATTACAAATAAATCAAccaaattatatattttcatgGAGAAAACTAtaagaaacaaagaaaattaatcATCTTATAATAAACCAAATCAAAGAAATTGTTATAAGATTATAGAGCACAAGGTTATTGTTTGCGGAATAATCATTATCATCTACTTCTCCTCTACAATATATCAGTTTGGCAAACAAAACatgttcaataaatttttgaaaaggtttacTGCTCATTTTAGCATCAGGtgatttcaaacattttttctagagGCGGTTTTTCAACTGATGCATGATTTTTGATTACATTTGAAATTATGTGATATTCAATCATTTTAGCACTATATGCGTGATTTGTATCACTCTTTTCACTGGCGTCACTCCACATTTAAATGAATTAATATTCTTATCAATTCTTCCGATTCCTCCAGTCATCAAAATGATGCTTGGAAAATTAAATCGATTCCTGCAACTTCATTGGATGGTTATATTGCTTGggataatatttgaaattttatttacaattgGAGTTGTTCGTTTAACATATTTTCTGACAAAGCAGGCATCTGTTGAATCAAGTAGGTTTTACGTTTATTCAATACAATTATGGGTTTGGTTCCCAGATAAAATCACAAGTTCTGCTATTCAAACGAGTACTGTATCTACTTTCTCAGGAATATCAACTAAATCACGTTAAGCACATCTAGTTTTCAGTAGGTCACTCTATTAAACTTCAAAAGTTCAGATACTTCACCTACACCCAGATTGTTGTCCACTTCCAGCACACTCGGTAAGATTACAACCAAGTTATATAAAATgggaataaaaaactttaaaaattcacataaCTTTTGAGACAATTATTTCTAACACTTTTGGTACTCTGACAACGGTTTATGTTTTACAGCTTCTGGAAACCGTACTTGCACTGATGGCTTCACTCATATCAATAATAAATGTTGGAAGTTGGTAACTGGCCCGAAGAGTAGAGCAGATGCAGACAAGACTTGCTATGATCTCGGTGGATCGACCcttttttcaatcagaaaCGATCAGGTACgtacaattgaaaataattgagttATAAACAAATCAGTTTCAGGAAAATCAAGCTTTGATGGAATTTGTGAAAGATCAGAAAGTCGAGAACCTCTGGGCCGGATTGATCTGTGATAGACATGGACCGGCTTGGTGTACTTGGGATCTGCAAAGCGGGACCACCGCAGTTTACAATAATTTTGCTGATGGTACATAGTTTTCAAAGAATTAGGTatacaaatgaaaaatcgttttcagGATGGCCGAGTAACGAAGACAAAATCTGCAATTATTTCATGACTAATGGGACGCAagccggcaaatgggcaagtGCATCGTGTACTGAGACAATGAGTTTTGTATGTGAGCTACCAGCAACTATTTACGGTTAGATTTCAAGCACCAAAACATTctttttcaggctttttaCAATTATACGCGTTcgttatttgaaacattttcaaactttgacaCGGGATGACAGCTTTTCACACTCTtaatttctgacaaaaataTATACGACCTACATTGCgtttaatattgaaattttagctgcagagcaattatttttaacatactgttttttaaaaaataatatcaggaatcaaaaataaaaaataaacatttctcCGTTTTAAACCCTCGAAGCTACAATTTCTTACtctgaatttcagataatACATGCGAATACAACTACGACAACTATTGCTACACTCCATACtttgaattgaaactttccaGCGAGGCGCAGACGTTTTGCGCATCATCGGGTTCCAATTT
This is a stretch of genomic DNA from Caenorhabditis elegans chromosome V. It encodes these proteins:
- the clec-24 gene encoding C-type lectin domain-containing protein (Partially confirmed by transcript evidence) codes for the protein MFNKFLKRFTAHFSISTICVICITLFTGVTPHLNELIFLSILPIPPVIKMMLGKLNRFLQLHWMVILLGIIFEILFTIGVVRLTYFLTKQASVESNTSPTPRLLSTSSTLASGNRTCTDGFTHINNKCWKLVTGPKSRADADKTCYDLGGSTLFSIRNDQENQALMEFVKDQKVENLWAGLICDRHGPAWCTWDLQSGTTAVYNNFADGWPSNEDKICNYFMTNGTQAGKWASASCTETMSFVCELPATIYDNTCEYNYDNYCYTPYFELKLSSEAQTFCASSGSNLVSIHSANENRFVYNIIPPGTETSIGGVAYSDDSLLWYDGTPPLFTNMIQLENGNCLFLYNDYVHWFGNNCLTTKCHFVCKRRISEK
- the clec-32 gene encoding C-type lectin domain-containing protein (Partially confirmed by transcript evidence), encoding MSESYVFEELDCDEPTNEQTRFKRLQHVVSGQWKNILIGLLSQTLYATFLVLLTYFLTKGRVYETEIVTSSTFPALPSTSSKADSTSASTTTLLTPAPSNINTCVFGFTYINGKCWRLFTDPQTRENADSVCMSYGGSTLFSIRNEQENNAIFDFVSNSSVDYFWTGLICKGNTISSCIWDKESGSADGYDNFSDDYPDVAIGECVYFITTGSEAGKWKSGSCNPTMSFICELPPTIQDNNCENNYNNHCYLRYDLSYTVAQSQKFCRSICGNLVSITSANENRYVQSIYIGGGYITLGAVVPNVNIIYWMDGSPATYNNIQHYTNGTCLFLNLAWDSTDHWYTVDCAEESWFLCKRSTGANYIC
- the clec-22 gene encoding C-type lectin domain-containing protein (Partially confirmed by transcript evidence), whose protein sequence is MSTSHLLEPLECDEQPDIQTRFERFQHVVSNYWKNILIGLLFQIVYLTIVVFLTYFLARENICEADSTSTSTKRLPIYSAFPTSAPGDYSCADGFTYVNHKCWKFVTGPQRRADADKACFNLDGSTLFSIRNEQENQAALEFVKDQKVDNLWTGLMYYADDPFSCTWDVNSGTTEAYHNFAEDHPNNEYGDCIYYMTTGTQAGNWANGSCTETMSFVCELPATVYDKNCKYNYENYCYTPYNQLETSRDAKNFCASSGSNLTSIHSANENRFLVSILPSYSIIVLGGFAFSKNVVLWLDGTPTIFINAILINRGNCLFLSSQNGHWFGYDCLTEKAHFVCKQRISGQ
- the clec-24 gene encoding C-type lectin domain-containing protein (Partially confirmed by transcript evidence), which encodes MFNKFLKRFTAHFSISTICVICITLFTGVTPHLNELIFLSILPIPPVIKMMLGKLNRFLQLHWMVILLGIIFEILFTIGVVRLTYFLTKQASVESNKITSSAIQTSTVSTFSGISTKSHTSPTPRLLSTSSTLASGNRTCTDGFTHINNKCWKLVTGPKSRADADKTCYDLGGSTLFSIRNDQENQALMEFVKDQKVENLWAGLICDRHGPAWCTWDLQSGTTAVYNNFADGWPSNEDKICNYFMTNGTQAGKWASASCTETMSFVCELPATIYDNTCEYNYDNYCYTPYFELKLSSEAQTFCASSGSNLVSIHSANENRFVYNIIPPGTETSIGGVAYSDDSLLWYDGTPPLFTNMIQLENGNCLFLYNDYVHWFGNNCLTTKCHFVCKRRISEK